In a genomic window of Methanosarcina horonobensis HB-1 = JCM 15518:
- the lon gene encoding endopeptidase La, whose amino-acid sequence MYSEQTYGNRESLVMPLFDIVVYPRSRAKFLADKVTGEILLAEMKNSESVHAIGLTVKSGTKPSEISEDSLYNIGNLLKIAYVQPADDGYMVIAKAVQRVDAVSVYRKNGLFYSAFKPVFDIPDLDEDIQAEMMENIKKAIHEISSRFQGSEQFTRPIEKMDSIDQLIGYVMPYMPIKLAEKQDLLETISVRERYLAFFDILMKQKENINLQMEMAKKVTDKITKSNREAMLREQLKMIQEELNGGDDAASGEGNYRERIENSKMPEDVKKKALSELKKLEMGGSHNPESSVIRNYLDLMLDLPWVTEEKKSIDIAEARRVLEENHNGLEKVKERIIQHLAVMKLKHDKQGSILLLTGPPGTGKTSLGKSIADALGRQYVRISLGGVKDEAEIRGHRRTYVGALPGRIIQGMRKAGTKNPVFILDEIDKLSASYSGDPASALLEVLDPEQNSTFSDHYLEVSYDLSDVLFIATANSLASIPWPLLDRMETIEISGYTKNEKLAIAKDHLLPCILEDHGLDADKLKIEDEALKVIIDKYTREAGVRGLKKQLAKTARFVSEKIVSGKADLPYVVKADMLKEVLGKEIIRQEEARKENVPGVVTGLAWTPVGGDILFIEGTFMPGTGKLTLTGQLGDVMKESAQISMSLARSRLANIGSGFDFIASDIHIHVPSGATPKDGPSAGVTLFTALTSLISGKAVDPKLAMTGEITLSGAVMPVGGIKEKVLAAHRAGIKKVILPKENERDLEDVPEEVRNELKFVPVETIEEVLKEALGLDLPRPVIPYTGNCFTPAQNI is encoded by the coding sequence ATGTATTCAGAACAAACCTATGGTAACAGAGAAAGCCTTGTAATGCCGCTCTTTGATATAGTGGTTTACCCGCGGAGCCGGGCAAAATTCCTGGCTGACAAAGTCACAGGAGAAATACTGTTAGCTGAAATGAAAAACTCCGAGTCCGTACATGCTATTGGGCTGACAGTAAAGAGCGGAACGAAACCTTCGGAGATATCGGAAGACAGTCTGTACAATATAGGAAACCTGCTTAAAATCGCATATGTGCAGCCTGCTGATGATGGATATATGGTCATTGCAAAGGCTGTCCAGAGAGTAGACGCAGTCTCTGTATACCGGAAAAATGGATTGTTCTATTCCGCATTTAAGCCTGTTTTTGATATCCCTGACCTTGATGAAGATATCCAGGCAGAGATGATGGAGAACATAAAAAAGGCAATCCATGAGATAAGCAGCCGCTTCCAGGGTTCTGAGCAGTTTACCAGGCCGATAGAGAAGATGGACTCCATTGACCAGCTCATTGGATATGTCATGCCATATATGCCTATAAAACTTGCAGAAAAGCAGGACCTTCTGGAGACAATTTCTGTTCGTGAAAGGTATCTTGCGTTTTTTGATATCCTGATGAAACAGAAAGAAAATATCAATCTCCAGATGGAAATGGCAAAAAAAGTTACCGATAAGATAACCAAGTCGAACCGTGAAGCCATGCTGCGTGAGCAGCTGAAGATGATTCAGGAAGAGCTTAACGGAGGCGACGATGCCGCTTCGGGAGAAGGAAATTACAGGGAGAGAATTGAAAACTCAAAAATGCCTGAAGATGTAAAAAAGAAGGCACTTTCAGAGTTGAAGAAGCTCGAAATGGGAGGAAGCCATAACCCTGAGAGCTCGGTCATCAGAAACTATCTGGATCTTATGCTCGACCTTCCCTGGGTAACCGAAGAAAAGAAGAGCATAGATATTGCCGAAGCCCGCCGTGTGCTTGAAGAAAATCACAACGGGCTTGAAAAGGTCAAGGAAAGGATAATCCAGCACCTCGCGGTAATGAAACTTAAGCACGACAAGCAGGGTTCGATTCTGCTCCTTACAGGACCTCCGGGTACCGGGAAAACGAGCCTCGGGAAGAGTATTGCAGATGCCCTTGGAAGGCAGTATGTCAGGATCAGCCTTGGTGGTGTGAAGGACGAAGCAGAAATCAGAGGTCACAGGAGAACATACGTAGGAGCTCTACCCGGAAGGATTATTCAGGGCATGAGAAAAGCAGGCACTAAAAACCCGGTCTTCATCCTCGATGAGATCGACAAGCTTTCAGCTTCCTATTCAGGAGACCCGGCAAGTGCCCTTCTGGAAGTCCTTGACCCTGAGCAGAACAGCACATTCTCGGATCACTATCTGGAAGTCTCGTATGACCTGTCCGATGTACTCTTCATAGCCACTGCCAACTCACTGGCAAGTATCCCCTGGCCGCTTCTTGACAGGATGGAGACAATCGAGATCTCAGGCTACACCAAAAACGAGAAACTTGCAATTGCAAAGGACCATCTGCTGCCCTGCATACTGGAAGACCACGGCCTTGATGCTGATAAGCTCAAAATTGAAGATGAAGCCCTGAAGGTGATCATCGATAAATATACGCGTGAAGCAGGAGTCCGCGGGCTTAAAAAGCAGCTTGCAAAGACTGCAAGGTTTGTATCCGAAAAGATTGTGTCAGGAAAGGCTGACCTTCCTTACGTGGTCAAAGCTGATATGCTCAAAGAAGTCCTCGGAAAAGAGATAATCAGGCAGGAAGAAGCCAGAAAAGAGAATGTGCCCGGTGTAGTAACCGGCCTTGCGTGGACTCCTGTAGGAGGAGATATTCTCTTCATAGAAGGCACATTCATGCCCGGAACCGGAAAGCTTACACTTACAGGGCAGCTCGGGGATGTGATGAAAGAGTCTGCACAGATCTCTATGAGCCTGGCAAGGTCAAGGCTTGCAAACATTGGAAGCGGTTTTGACTTCATTGCAAGCGACATTCACATCCATGTACCCTCGGGTGCAACCCCAAAGGACGGACCTTCGGCAGGCGTGACTCTCTTTACTGCTCTTACATCCCTAATCAGCGGCAAAGCAGTCGACCCAAAACTTGCCATGACCGGAGAAATCACCCTGAGCGGTGCAGTAATGCCAGTAGGCGGCATAAAAGAGAAGGTTCTTGCAGCCCACAGAGCAGGCATAAAGAAAGTAATCCTGCCAAAAGAAAATGAAAGAGATCTTGAGGACGTGCCCGAAGAAGTAAGAAACGAGCTTAAGTTTGTTCCTGTAGAGACAATTGAAGAAGTCCTGAAAGAAGCACTGGGTCTTGATCTGCCAAGGCCGGTGATTCCATATACAGGAAACTGCTTTACGCCTGCACAGAATATTTAA
- a CDS encoding MarR family winged helix-turn-helix transcriptional regulator — translation MTAKKEHLFVVFENLIKIKSECSCEIFSECGVSDITVKQIGYLKAIDKHGEITFSRLAKITKNSKPTITETINKFVKMEYVYREKCSEDGRIFYIRLTEKGQRIARAEESALLRVIEKMANSLDEKEIETLIRILEKIK, via the coding sequence ATGACGGCGAAAAAAGAGCATTTGTTCGTAGTCTTTGAAAACCTGATCAAAATCAAAAGCGAGTGCTCTTGTGAGATCTTCTCTGAATGCGGGGTATCGGATATCACTGTAAAGCAGATCGGATATCTGAAAGCCATAGATAAACATGGGGAAATAACATTCAGCAGGCTTGCAAAAATCACAAAAAATTCGAAGCCGACCATTACAGAGACGATCAACAAATTTGTCAAAATGGAGTATGTATACAGAGAAAAATGCTCTGAGGACGGCAGAATCTTTTACATCCGTCTGACCGAAAAAGGGCAGAGAATAGCCCGGGCCGAAGAGAGCGCTTTGTTAAGAGTTATTGAAAAAATGGCAAATTCGCTGGATGAAAAAGAGATCGAGACTCTGATCAGGATTCTTGAGAAAATAAAATGA
- a CDS encoding protein-tyrosine phosphatase family protein, with protein sequence MIPSLLSPREMPSIEGIRIPLNFYIVLKEPVLLAGMSRPRKATPWEKIGEAGFSNVVCLSSSEVCYNPYPLKVLFCAELEDLYFGYDPDDPEREERLIRQATDAIRKKMDEGEGIVVHCLGGIGRTGTVLGCVLRDLGFSVKEILDYLDEINMLRGFGGWPETEWQGEMVRKYR encoded by the coding sequence ATGATACCCTCTTTATTGAGTCCAAGGGAAATGCCTTCAATAGAAGGTATCCGAATCCCCCTGAATTTCTATATCGTGCTTAAAGAGCCTGTTCTTCTTGCTGGCATGTCCCGTCCGAGGAAGGCTACACCATGGGAGAAAATTGGTGAGGCTGGTTTTTCAAACGTAGTCTGTCTTAGCAGTTCAGAGGTTTGTTACAACCCCTATCCTCTAAAAGTGCTATTCTGTGCAGAACTGGAGGACCTTTATTTCGGTTATGACCCTGATGACCCTGAAAGAGAGGAGCGGCTTATCAGACAGGCAACTGATGCAATAAGAAAAAAGATGGATGAAGGAGAAGGAATTGTTGTCCACTGTTTGGGCGGGATAGGAAGGACAGGCACGGTTCTCGGATGTGTACTGAGGGACCTTGGTTTTTCGGTGAAAGAGATACTGGATTATCTTGATGAAATTAATATGCTGAGAGGCTTTGGAGGGTGGCCGGAGACTGAATGGCAGGGGGAAATGGTACGAAAATACCGATAA
- a CDS encoding Fic family protein, protein MKLPEVPEFSKKALEGAGKLLYDSQTAELTHRYNERYLHWEELKHRKLSLDPAILWNLMKVSRELKAKSIKFGNWVFKYNLIDEFHERLHILDKSAAGNLLSSLEALQDNRRKYIISSLMEEAIASSQIEGAATTREVAKRMLQEDRKPKNKDEKMIVNNYATVKHIMDLKNEALTPEKVLEIHRMITGGTLEKPEYEGSFRETNEIAVYSHDGTLLHKPIEYPEIPKLVSELCDFVSSKDKDFIHPVIKGIIIHFLIGYIHPFNDGNGRTARALFYWYLLKNNYWLFEYMAVSRAINNSKKQYRNAYLYTESDRTSNDFGDLTYFIKYNLNCIQKALEDTLEYLERKQKEQSQALKIITESGDLTLRQAEILKQFLKQPEKPVTIKEIVTIYSIAYATARSDLFQLENLGYVEKRKAGKEFIFVLKRRVDRSD, encoded by the coding sequence ATGAAACTCCCGGAAGTCCCTGAATTTTCAAAAAAAGCCCTGGAAGGAGCAGGAAAATTATTATATGATAGCCAAACTGCAGAGTTAACCCACAGATACAACGAAAGGTATCTGCACTGGGAAGAATTGAAACACAGAAAACTTTCGCTTGATCCTGCAATATTATGGAACCTGATGAAAGTGTCCAGAGAATTAAAAGCAAAATCCATAAAATTTGGGAACTGGGTTTTCAAGTATAACTTAATAGATGAATTTCATGAAAGACTCCATATCCTCGATAAATCTGCAGCAGGAAATCTTCTAAGCAGCCTTGAAGCTTTACAGGACAATAGAAGGAAATACATAATCAGTTCCTTGATGGAAGAAGCAATAGCTTCAAGCCAGATTGAGGGTGCAGCAACTACGAGAGAAGTTGCAAAAAGGATGCTGCAGGAGGACAGGAAGCCAAAAAACAAAGATGAAAAAATGATTGTAAACAATTATGCTACAGTAAAGCATATAATGGATTTAAAAAACGAAGCCCTTACTCCTGAAAAAGTTCTGGAAATCCACAGGATGATTACAGGTGGAACGCTTGAAAAACCCGAATACGAAGGCAGTTTCAGAGAAACAAATGAGATTGCGGTTTATTCCCATGATGGGACACTACTTCACAAACCTATTGAATATCCTGAAATTCCGAAGCTGGTTAGTGAATTGTGCGATTTTGTCAGCAGCAAGGATAAAGATTTCATTCATCCCGTGATAAAGGGAATAATCATCCATTTCCTTATCGGATACATCCACCCCTTTAACGACGGTAACGGCAGGACTGCAAGAGCTCTTTTCTACTGGTATCTTCTCAAAAACAATTACTGGCTTTTCGAGTACATGGCAGTCTCAAGAGCGATAAATAATTCAAAAAAACAGTATCGAAATGCTTACCTCTATACCGAATCCGATCGGACCTCGAATGATTTCGGAGATCTCACATACTTTATCAAATACAACCTCAACTGCATACAAAAAGCCCTTGAGGACACTCTGGAATACCTGGAAAGAAAACAAAAAGAACAGTCTCAAGCCCTAAAAATTATTACCGAATCAGGGGACCTTACTTTAAGGCAGGCAGAAATCCTCAAACAGTTCTTGAAGCAGCCTGAAAAACCCGTCACAATCAAGGAAATTGTGACCATTTACAGCATTGCATATGCCACTGCAAGAAGCGATCTGTTCCAGCTTGAAAACTTGGGTTATGTTGAGAAAAGGAAGGCTGGGAAAGAGTTTATTTTTGTACTAAAGAGGAGGGTTGATAGAAGTGATTGA
- a CDS encoding M3 family oligoendopeptidase, which yields MGLNKEINPDEVTTEWNDSYLFNSREDALEDLGKLKKKSEEISQTFRPEFERLSGKVLLDYLETEKEFSRSVDVLYIYAYTQLSKNVNDQFFNSLLTESQDLITEHKMASAFATVELTSLNKEEWDRLFFEEPGLEVYRPYLEATYMRFIEHRPMNEAQAIYLADIENQRMKLETEAVSEITNKVTMAGSITLESGEKFQVNSQSYNTLLSTDQNRENRKRCYDQRFYHLINESDSMASLYSEKALLDDLIARELNYRDSYESNLYDLYLTKDQVDDMSTVFKKRKHIFENYNEFRRKKLGLEKLRPYDLMLQLTDQPGKNYTYTDALQEVQKSYSGMDSRFNEIFLKMATGNFIDVYPDPEHGKQPGGYCYGLSALKSPALIFMNYNGIISDQKTLTHELGHGINYYLVGNSVDYFYCSGQIYEMEIPSTFNEELFVDYIIENSDKETAVAVLAQHIGEYQNYFTRQPMITEFEYKAHQLCAEKSSKNGTVSGAELNALWTDLSKEYRSESVEYYTEDSAEWTYINHIYLTNNYYTFNYAISKAITLALFKQYKEKPEIFNKNYIAYLSAGSTMPPEEKLKKYFGIEINRQLFEDAMDIVELRIQELNKLEKETSGDQ from the coding sequence ATGGGACTAAATAAAGAGATTAACCCTGATGAGGTTACTACGGAGTGGAACGATTCTTATCTTTTCAACAGCAGAGAAGATGCCTTAGAAGATCTTGGAAAGTTAAAAAAGAAATCTGAAGAAATAAGTCAGACTTTCCGACCGGAATTTGAAAGACTATCCGGGAAGGTTTTACTGGATTATCTGGAAACTGAAAAGGAGTTCTCAAGGTCTGTTGATGTCCTCTATATATACGCATATACTCAACTAAGTAAAAACGTGAATGACCAGTTCTTTAATTCTCTTCTCACAGAGTCTCAGGACCTGATTACAGAACACAAAATGGCCAGCGCATTTGCAACCGTGGAACTTACCTCGCTCAATAAAGAGGAGTGGGACAGGCTCTTTTTCGAAGAACCCGGACTTGAGGTATATCGGCCTTATCTTGAAGCAACATATATGAGGTTTATAGAGCACAGGCCAATGAATGAAGCCCAGGCTATATATCTTGCAGATATTGAAAATCAACGTATGAAACTGGAAACTGAAGCTGTTTCTGAAATTACTAATAAAGTCACGATGGCAGGAAGTATAACCCTTGAGAGTGGAGAGAAATTTCAGGTTAATTCCCAGTCTTACAATACTCTGCTTTCAACAGACCAGAACCGGGAAAACAGGAAAAGGTGTTATGATCAGAGGTTTTACCACCTGATAAATGAATCAGATTCTATGGCTTCTCTCTATTCTGAAAAAGCCCTACTTGACGACCTTATTGCAAGAGAGCTGAACTACAGGGACTCTTATGAATCCAACCTGTATGACCTTTATCTCACAAAGGATCAGGTTGACGACATGAGTACGGTTTTCAAGAAGAGAAAACACATATTTGAGAATTATAACGAGTTCAGGAGGAAAAAGCTCGGGCTTGAGAAGCTCAGGCCGTACGACCTTATGCTGCAGTTAACGGACCAACCCGGTAAAAACTATACTTACACAGATGCTTTACAGGAGGTCCAGAAATCCTATTCCGGGATGGATTCTCGTTTCAATGAGATTTTCTTAAAAATGGCAACCGGGAATTTCATAGATGTATATCCTGACCCTGAGCATGGAAAACAGCCCGGAGGTTACTGTTACGGACTCAGTGCCCTGAAGTCTCCTGCTCTGATTTTTATGAATTATAACGGCATTATCAGCGACCAGAAAACCCTTACTCACGAACTGGGGCACGGGATTAATTACTATCTGGTTGGTAATTCTGTAGACTACTTTTATTGTTCAGGTCAGATCTACGAAATGGAGATTCCGTCCACTTTCAATGAAGAACTCTTTGTTGATTATATAATTGAAAATTCCGATAAAGAAACAGCAGTTGCAGTGCTTGCCCAGCATATAGGCGAATATCAGAATTATTTTACCCGCCAGCCCATGATTACGGAATTCGAATATAAAGCACACCAGCTCTGCGCTGAGAAAAGTAGTAAAAATGGAACCGTTAGTGGAGCTGAACTTAACGCTCTCTGGACAGATCTCTCTAAAGAATACAGGAGCGAGTCCGTTGAATATTATACAGAAGATTCTGCGGAATGGACCTATATCAACCACATTTACCTGACAAATAACTACTATACTTTCAACTATGCGATTTCAAAAGCAATAACTCTCGCCCTTTTCAAACAATACAAAGAAAAACCTGAAATCTTCAACAAAAATTACATTGCCTACCTTTCTGCAGGCTCAACAATGCCTCCTGAAGAGAAACTCAAAAAATACTTCGGGATAGAGATTAACAGGCAGCTCTTTGAAGATGCTATGGATATCGTGGAGTTGAGGATCCAGGAGCTGAATAAACTGGAAAAAGAGACCAGTGGAGACCAGTGA